From the genome of Maniola jurtina chromosome 10, ilManJurt1.1, whole genome shotgun sequence, one region includes:
- the LOC123869091 gene encoding uncharacterized protein LOC123869091 — protein sequence MVLQHLDTVPKKISLNVNIDGLPLFKSSKHQVWPILCNIHEYPNIPPLVVGVYEGTNKPVDLNSFLQPFVDELLELYRNNLKLTTQQNIETTTTVNLRAIICDSPARALIKGVCNFNAKHGCLKCNVVGEYSHVSHTVTFQETNSVRRNDTDFRAKKYGDHHKRDSPFLQLPIDMVEDFPVGDSLHLVDLGIMKRLLFGWRDGNLGKLTTKWSTRDIAKVTQFIMSCRMPREIHRNLRGLHDLSNWKATEYRTFLLYASFIILKDVLAYGPYHHFLNFFCAVTICSSQQHFQFLPIARMMLLYFVEHYRDHYGKEYITSNVHNLIHLVDEVKRFGPLQTFNAYPFENKLSSIKRTIRKGNKPLQQIGNRLMERNTIEIEQFSNNDNNIPVIKTYKYKKTSITMIRLDSFILSTDNQNKWFLTNNNDVFEIISMVNYDTCISFIGNIIQNVSEVFEKPIKSSFLNIFMTNCTSIRRLKTSFNIADIKCKLVVIEYGSNNYYVPLIHTLK from the exons atggttttacaacATTTAGATACTGTACCAAAGAAAATATCTCTTAATGTAAATATTGATGGTTTACCATTATTCAAAAGTTCTAAGCATCAAGTGTGGCCAATCTTGTGCAACATTCATGAATACCCCAACATCCCACCGTTGGTGGTGGGTGTATATGAGGGCACAAATAAACCTGTAGATTTAAACTCATTCTTGCAACCGTTTGTTGATGAATTACTGGAGCTTTAccgtaataatttaaaattaaccaCACAACAGAATATTGAAACAACAACCACAGTAAACCTGAGAGCTATTATATGTGATTCTCCTGCAAGAGCATTAATTAAAG gagtATGTAATTTTAACGCAAAACATGGATGTCTTAAATGCAATGTAGTTGGTGAATACTCTCATGTTTCTCATACTGTCACATTTCAAGAAACGAATAGCGTAAGAAGAAATGATACAGACTTTCGTGCCAAAAAATATGGTGACCACCACAAACGTGATTCTCCTTTTCTCCAATTACCAATAGACATGGTTGAAGACTTCCCCGTCGGAGATTCTCTTCATTTGGTTGACTTAGGCATCATGAAGCGGTTATTGTTTGGATGGAGAGATGGGAATTTAGGAAAACTTACAACTAAATGGTCGACTAGAGATATTGCAAAAGTGACGCAATTTATAATGAGCTGTCGTATGCCAAGGGAAATTCATAGGAATTTAAGAGGTTTACATGATTTATCCAACTGGAAAGCTACTGAATATCGCACATTTCTTCTTTAtgctagttttattatattaaaggaTGTTTTGGCTTATGGTCCATACCACCACTTCTTGAATTTCTTTTGTGCTGTTACGATTTGTTCAAGCCAACAGCATTTTCAGTTTTTGCCGATTGCACGAATGatgttgttatattttgttgaacATTACAGAGATCACTATGGTAAAGAATATATAACAAGTAACGTCCATAACTTGATCCATCTTGTTGACGAAGTCAAGAGATTCGGTCCATTACAAACTTTCAACGCGTATCCGTtcgaaaataaattaagttcTATTAAACGAACAATAAGAAAAGGTAACAAACCTCTTCAACAAATTGGTAACCGACTAATGGAAAGAAATACAATAGAAATTGAACAATTCAGTAATAATGATAACAATATACCTGTTAttaaaacatataaatataaaaaaacttctATAACGATGATTCGCCTGGATTCATTTATTCTCTCCACAGATAACCAAAATAAGTGGTTCTTAACTAACAACAATGATGTTTTCGAGATTATATCTATGGTAAATTACGACACTTGTATAAGTTTCATTGGGAATATTATTCAAAATGTCAGCGAGGTTTTTGAAAAGCCTATTAAGTCgtcatttttaaatatatttatgacCAATTGTACCAGTATAAGAAGATTGAAAACTTCATTTAATATTGCTGATATAAAGTGTAAGTTAGTTGTTATAGAATATGGTTCAAACAATTATTATGTACCACTAATTCATACTCTGAAATAA